From Ramlibacter tataouinensis, the proteins below share one genomic window:
- a CDS encoding DUF1272 domain-containing protein, with amino-acid sequence MLQMRPSCECCDKDLPAQEAGARICSFECTFCEACATDVLGGRCPNCGGELVARPTRSVAKLAKYPASTQRVHKPGGCARAP; translated from the coding sequence ATGCTGCAAATGAGGCCCAGCTGCGAATGCTGCGACAAGGACCTGCCGGCGCAGGAAGCCGGCGCGCGCATCTGCTCGTTCGAGTGCACCTTCTGCGAGGCCTGTGCCACGGACGTCCTCGGCGGCAGGTGCCCCAATTGCGGCGGTGAGCTGGTGGCGCGGCCCACCCGCTCGGTGGCCAAGCTCGCCAAATACCCGGCCTCCACGCAGCGCGTGCACAAGCCGGGCGGCTGCGCCAGGGCCCCCTGA
- the cueR gene encoding Cu(I)-responsive transcriptional regulator — MNIGEAAQRSGVSAKMVRHYESLGLLPRVARTDAGYRQYGDKEVHTLRFIRRARDLGFSMSEIAELLKLWQNQRRSSASVKRIASAHLAALDAKMAEMAAMRNALKHLVHCCSGDERPDCPILDELAQA; from the coding sequence ATGAACATCGGCGAAGCGGCGCAGCGCTCGGGCGTTTCCGCCAAGATGGTGCGTCATTACGAATCGCTGGGGCTGCTGCCACGGGTGGCGCGCACCGACGCCGGCTACCGGCAGTACGGCGACAAGGAAGTGCACACCCTGCGCTTCATCCGGCGCGCCCGCGACCTGGGGTTTTCGATGTCCGAGATCGCCGAGCTGCTCAAGCTCTGGCAGAACCAGCGCCGCTCGAGCGCCAGCGTGAAGCGGATCGCCTCGGCGCATCTGGCGGCGCTGGATGCCAAGATGGCAGAGATGGCTGCGATGCGCAACGCGCTGAAGCACCTGGTGCATTGCTGCAGCGGCGACGAGCGGCCCGACTGCCCGATCCTCGACGAGCTGGCGCAGGCCTGA